In Clostridiales bacterium, one DNA window encodes the following:
- the cheB gene encoding chemotaxis-specific protein-glutamate methyltransferase CheB: MIRVLVVDDSPFMRRAITRILSSAPDIEVVGAAGSGRQALELIPALKPDVITLDVVMPGEDGVTVLTKIMRVSPVPTIMLSSVTTENATHTLSALEAGAVDFVSKPSGFTHMNMSRISAELLEKIRAAASVDVATLCAHDRRGNENAPIGAVGAREGDPVTDALIVGCSTGGPAALKALLLALPPHLDTPVLVIQHMPVGFTAALASRLDMCARVPVREVCDGDLFEGGRVLIGRAGMHVHMKRVNGKRVLKLDKRPTNTAHAPSVNVAMKSAADVIGASAMGVLLTGMGTDGAEGLRAMRDAGAYTVAEAESSAVVWGMPRAAIECGAACEVAELSEIIEMVVQRIVGRRSGAVG; the protein is encoded by the coding sequence ATGATCAGGGTACTGGTAGTCGATGATTCACCATTCATGCGCAGGGCGATCACGCGCATTCTTTCCTCGGCGCCAGACATTGAAGTGGTAGGCGCGGCGGGGTCGGGTCGCCAAGCGTTGGAGTTGATTCCGGCGCTCAAGCCAGACGTGATAACCCTTGATGTGGTGATGCCGGGTGAAGACGGTGTCACGGTGCTTACCAAGATCATGCGGGTCAGTCCGGTGCCGACTATCATGCTGAGCTCGGTAACGACAGAAAACGCCACGCACACCCTGTCCGCACTCGAAGCGGGCGCCGTTGATTTTGTGAGCAAGCCCTCAGGTTTTACCCACATGAACATGTCGCGCATAAGCGCAGAGCTGCTCGAAAAGATTCGGGCGGCGGCATCCGTTGATGTTGCGACGCTATGCGCTCACGACCGGCGCGGAAACGAGAATGCCCCGATCGGCGCGGTGGGAGCGCGCGAAGGCGATCCGGTGACGGATGCCCTCATCGTAGGCTGCTCCACGGGAGGACCGGCTGCGCTTAAGGCGTTGCTGTTGGCGCTTCCCCCGCATCTCGATACGCCGGTGCTTGTCATTCAGCACATGCCGGTGGGGTTCACCGCCGCTCTCGCATCGCGTCTCGACATGTGCGCCCGTGTTCCGGTTCGCGAGGTCTGCGACGGCGACTTGTTTGAGGGAGGCCGCGTCCTCATCGGCAGGGCTGGTATGCATGTTCACATGAAGCGCGTCAATGGAAAGCGTGTGTTGAAGCTCGACAAGAGGCCAACAAATACAGCGCATGCCCCCTCGGTGAATGTGGCGATGAAATCGGCCGCCGATGTCATCGGGGCTTCGGCGATGGGCGTCCTTTTAACCGGGATGGGCACCGACGGAGCTGAGGGTCTTCGTGCGATGCGCGACGCCGGCGCGTACACCGTCGCCGAGGCGGAGAGCAGCGCCGTGGTGTGGGGCATGCCGCGAGCCGCGATTGAGTGCGGAGCGGCATGTGAGGTCGCGGAGCTTTCCGAGATTATCGAGATGGTAGTCCAGCGCATCGTTGGTCGTCGCAGTGGGGCAGTTGGATGA
- a CDS encoding protein-glutamate O-methyltransferase CheR: protein MSAMFEMRPYEFRLMRQLFSEHCGIYPPEEAMPTFARKLAKAMQATQAADFTEYYHLLKYGDGLELERAVDAIVNNETYFFREIGQIEAILDIVRDAPAKARSVRILSAGCSTGEEPYTIAMLLHEAGLFDVERRVEIHGVDISSRALEKARHAKYTSNSFRSAEGRYLDWYFKPVDGVLRIDEALRRRVSFSQANLVDTRRMRSLGMFDIVLCRNVMIYFDAASRLRALDGLIGVTREAGHLFVGHSESLFNVTNTLEMVQVGKAIGYRKPVDMA, encoded by the coding sequence ATGAGCGCCATGTTCGAGATGCGTCCGTACGAGTTCCGGCTCATGCGGCAGCTGTTTTCCGAACACTGCGGCATATATCCGCCAGAGGAGGCAATGCCCACGTTCGCGCGCAAGCTCGCTAAAGCGATGCAGGCCACCCAGGCAGCGGATTTCACCGAGTATTATCACCTGCTCAAGTACGGTGACGGCCTCGAGCTCGAACGGGCGGTCGACGCGATCGTCAACAACGAGACGTACTTCTTTCGCGAGATTGGTCAGATTGAGGCCATTCTCGACATCGTACGGGATGCTCCAGCGAAAGCGCGTTCTGTCCGGATCCTCTCGGCAGGGTGTTCTACGGGAGAGGAGCCGTATACGATCGCCATGCTGCTCCACGAAGCGGGACTGTTCGATGTCGAGCGGCGTGTCGAGATACACGGAGTCGACATTTCGAGTCGTGCGCTTGAAAAGGCAAGGCATGCGAAGTACACGAGCAACTCATTCCGAAGTGCGGAGGGACGATACCTCGATTGGTATTTCAAGCCGGTTGACGGAGTGTTGCGCATTGACGAAGCGCTCCGCCGCCGCGTGTCCTTCTCGCAGGCGAACTTGGTGGACACAAGGAGAATGCGCTCGCTCGGCATGTTCGATATCGTGCTGTGCCGCAACGTTATGATCTACTTCGATGCGGCGAGTCGCTTGAGGGCTCTCGATGGGCTGATTGGCGTGACGCGCGAGGCGGGTCACCTGTTCGTTGGACATTCTGAGTCGCTGTTCAACGTGACTAATACCCTGGAAATGGTTCAGGTTGGCAAAGCGATCGGGTATCGCAAGCCCGTTGATATGGCATGA